A genomic segment from Gracilinanus agilis isolate LMUSP501 chromosome 1, AgileGrace, whole genome shotgun sequence encodes:
- the LOC123247304 gene encoding basic proline-rich protein-like: MARTIGPPPPSLLSLPSLRSPPLWQSAAPVLARPSLSPSPTPPGPRPWPAPRVRCRIRRQAPSPSRRNAPPGLSSPTGGIGKKLGRRAAATGRLCVPVGPPSQRVVYLGRWWPGQQLVSPGMPAVRPEGRRAVGRGATRLPGLLPPCPRTVSLAPGEREQAAAAGPTSPGRLRAAQRGTARAAGGASRGRLGRGLGAGPGEGSPRSPGPPTYRLLQAEQQKANFSSLPTPGKGLAAVGGVAGVSGSVLQGRSPGQRPRPTPSSAAAPPTALAWELGHRGSPPSAAIPGAAPSPGRGLQPPPAKPPGAKPVTKQPAAGPAEWPPPRPPPGHTRDRAGPGPRPGEARPAGRPASWPGAPRPPPWAAAAVPRTGPPLPRPTRGGEAGQPGQRSCGAPPRAQPASLPEQAGAPLSRPSPSSPPRSRAARGRSETARGSSPQGERRDRSPEPGTFGARSGRPAVPRAGPRPGPTFLGRAPRWVCVRAHPARAQLAGSHAGKQAQAERREPGAHPYRRLPRSQPPASLPARRSPSPTPPRKSSPVGSQAGGHLQPRSSGLAAKGPAMLTFRAAAASGRPLPACAASSSRSGSRACSPPLPSMNGGEGMQRGAPREPEPRSDFPGSALPPPSPHARSHTHTYTHTQPSPRPPRGRSRHAALGL, from the coding sequence ATGGCACGAACGATCGGGCCGCCGCCCCCATCCCTACTGTCCCTGCCATCCCTCCGTTCTCCACCCCTATGGCAATCAGCAGCCCCAGTACTGGCCCGGCCCAGCCTCAGTCCCAGCCCGACCCCTCCAGGCCCCCGGCCCTGGCCAGCTCCCCGGGTTCGGTGTCGTATCCGCCGGCAAGCCCCCAGCCCGAGCCGCAGAAATGCGCCCCCGGGGCTGAGCAGTCCAACTGGGGGGATAGGAAAGAAGCTCGGACGCCGGGCCGCGGCTACTGGCCGGCTTTGTGTGCCGGTGGGTCCGCCTAGCCAGCGGGTTGTGTACCTAGGGCGGTGGTGGCCGGGGCAGCAGCTGGTCAGCCCGGGGATGCCCGCAGTGAGGCCCGAAGGCAGGCGGGCGGTGGGCCGGGGGGCGACCAGGCTGCCTGGGCTCCTCCCTCCTTGTCCCCGCACCGTCTCCCTGGCTCCGGGAGAGCGAGAGCAAGCAGCAGCGGCCGGCCCCACCTCCCCGGGCAGGCTCCGGGCAGCGCAGCGCGGCACAGCCCGGGCTGCGGGCGGAGCTTCCCGGGGCCGGCTCGGGAGGGGTCTCGGGGCTGGCCCTGGGGAGGGGTCCCCTAGAAGCCCCGGTCCCCCGACCTACCGCCTGCTCCAGGCCGAGCAGCAAAAAGCAAACTTTTCCTCCCTCCCGACCCCCGGCAAAGGGCTGGCGGCCGTGGGGGGGGTGGCGGGGGTCTCGGGGTCTGTCCTGCAGGGAAGGAGCCCCGGGCAGCGGCCGCGGCCCACCCCCTCCTCCGCGGCCGCTCCTCCCACTGCGCTGGCTTGGGAGTTAGGTCACCGCGGCAGCCCCCCGAGCGCCGCCATCCCCGGCGCTGCCCCGAGTCCGGGCCGGGGGCTGCAGCCTCCACCCGCAAAGCCCCCGGGAGCCAAGCCGGTGACAAAGCAGCCCGCCGCCGGGCCGGCCGAATGGCCTCCTCCCCGCCCCCCGCCCGGGCACACGCGAGACCGCGCCGGGCCCGGCCCCCGACCCGGGGAAGCGCGCCCCGCCGGCCGGCCGGCCAGCTGGCCCGGGGCTCCCCGTCCTCCGCCCTGGGCCGCCGCCGCAGTCCCCCGCACGGGCCCTCCCCTTCCACGCCCCACGCGGGGAGGCGAGGCAGGACAGCCGGGCCAGCGCAGCTGCGGGGCTCCGCCGCGGGCGCAGCCGGCTTCCTTGCCCGAGCAAGCCGGGGCCCCTTTGAGCCGCCCTTCGCCCAGCTCTCCCCCACGCAGCCGCGCGGCCCGCGGTCGTTCCGAAACAGCCCGAGGCTCGTCCCCGCAAGGGGAACGCCGAGACCGGAGCCCAGAGCCTGGCACGTTCGGAGCCCGCTCTGGCCGACCCGCCGTCCCGCGTGCCGGCCCCCGCCCTGGCCCTACCTTCCTCGGGCGGGCACCGAGGTGGGTGTGCGTGCGGGCACATCCGGCCCGAGCCCAACTTGCAGGGAGCCACGCGGGGAAGCAGGCGCAGGCGGAGCGGAGGGAGCCCGGAGCCCACCCCTACCGCCGCCTGCCCCGCTCGCAGCCTCCCGCCAGCCTGCCCGCCCGCCGCAGCCCCAGCCCAACACCGCCGCGGAAAAGTTCGCCTGTGGGCAGCCAGGCAGGCGGGCACTTACAGCCACGATCCTCCGGGCTCGCCGCGAAGGGGCCGGCCATGCTCACATTCCGCGCCGCCGCCGCCTCGGGCCGCCCCCTCCCAGCCTGTGCCGCCAGCAGCAGCCGCTCGGGCTCCCGTGCCTGCTCGCCGCCGCTGCCCAGCATGAATGGAGGGGAAGGAATGCAGCGCGGGGCTCCGAGGGAACCAGAGCCTCGCTCTGACTTCCCGGGGAGCGcgctccctcccccctccccgcaCGCAcgctcacacactcacacatacacacacactcagccCAGCCCCCGCCCGCCGAGGGGGAGGAGCCGCCACGCCGCCTTGGGCCTCTAG